In the genome of Opitutia bacterium KCR 482, one region contains:
- a CDS encoding biopolymer transporter ExbD — protein sequence MKVWKPSEDDGKFEMTPMIDVVFLLITFFMTVTSYASAELVQVAMPIAPEAKVPEDVGDRQFLSVSENGTFFLGAFASDLPTIKETLMARNQREGFKGAYIRADAHTPFRYVNDLMKTCAEAGVYNILFGTLKD from the coding sequence ATGAAAGTTTGGAAACCATCGGAAGATGACGGGAAGTTCGAAATGACGCCAATGATTGACGTCGTGTTCCTTCTCATCACTTTCTTCATGACCGTAACCAGCTACGCTTCGGCGGAGTTGGTGCAGGTTGCCATGCCGATTGCCCCGGAAGCGAAAGTTCCCGAAGACGTCGGCGACAGGCAATTTCTGTCGGTTTCGGAAAACGGAACATTCTTCCTCGGAGCGTTCGCGTCCGACCTGCCCACCATCAAAGAGACACTCATGGCGCGCAACCAACGCGAAGGGTTCAAGGGCGCGTATATCCGCGCCGACGCGCACACGCCGTTCAGGTACGTCAACGACTTGATGAAAACCTGCGCGGAAGCGGGCGTCTACAACATTCTATTCGGAACTTTGAAGGACTAA
- a CDS encoding biopolymer transporter ExbD, with product MAKNSDILQSEDSFDLTSMIDVVFLLLIYFMYLPIQQEADLLFSLPAESAPQEKNVALPSEQIVEIAPDGSIFLNGSPIDHAGEIELNELASTLRRLRTSADKSGISTIVTIYPDADAPHQAAIAVLNACAKSGVKQVSFAEAD from the coding sequence ATGGCGAAAAATTCGGATATTTTGCAATCGGAAGACTCTTTCGACTTGACCTCGATGATTGACGTCGTATTCCTTCTTCTGATTTACTTCATGTACCTGCCGATTCAACAGGAAGCCGACCTGCTTTTCTCGCTTCCCGCCGAATCCGCGCCGCAGGAAAAGAACGTCGCCCTCCCCAGCGAGCAGATTGTCGAAATCGCGCCCGACGGAAGCATATTCCTCAACGGCTCGCCAATCGACCACGCCGGCGAAATCGAACTCAACGAACTTGCCTCCACCCTCCGCAGACTGCGCACAAGCGCGGACAAAAGCGGAATCTCGACGATCGTCACAATTTACCCCGACGCCGACGCTCCGCACCAAGCGGCAATCGCAGTGCTCAACGCCTGCGCGAAATCGGGCGTAAAGCAGGTTTCGTTCGCCGAGGCGGACTAA